A section of the Apodemus sylvaticus chromosome 10, mApoSyl1.1, whole genome shotgun sequence genome encodes:
- the Ankrd13b gene encoding ankyrin repeat domain-containing protein 13B isoform X2, producing the protein MIPANASARKGPEGKYPLHYLVWHNRHRELEKEVRAGQADIEQLDPRGRTPLHLATTLGHLECARVLLAHGADVGRENRSGWTVLQEAVSTRDLELVQLVLRYRDYQRVVKRLAGIPMLLEKLRKAQDFYVEMKWEFTSWVPLVSKICPSDTYKVWKSGQNLRVDTTLLGFDHMTWQRGNRSFVFRGQDTSAVVMEIDHDRRVVYMETLALAGQDRELLLAAAQPSEEQVLSRLTAPVVTTQLDTKNISFERNKTGILGWRSEKTEMVNGYEAKVYGASNVELITRTRTEHLSEQHKGKVKGCKTPLQSFLGIAEQHGGPQNGTLITQTLSQANPPAITAEEYFNPNFELGNRAMGRPMELTTKTQKFKAKLWLCEEHPLSLCEQVAPIIDLMAVSNALFAKLRDFITLRLPPGFPVKIEIPIFHILNARITFGNLNGCDEPVPSVRGSPGSETPSPGTSCRACEISPALFEAPRGYSVLGGQREAATRDEDDDLLQFAIQQSLLEAGSEYDQVTIWEALTNSKPGTHPMSYEGRRQDRCPRCAGSGERSTNPPRPQERPTHAAAPAHAPGSSAQPSAQPRSRLQQPRVPELRRAAAAGYGVVSSGAGGEAAASAPGGGRVGADPAALADRTVAPPAGTLAHSTQDPGLRTCRAAAGAWNHRIGGVAAHQT; encoded by the exons CGGACATCGAACAACTAGATCCCCGCGGCCGGACTCCTCTGCACCTGGCAACTACCCTGGGGCACCTGGAATGTGCCCGTGTGCTCTTGGCGCATGGTGCAGATGTGGGCAGGGAGAATCGCAGTGGTTGGACAG TGCTGCAGGAGGCTGTGAGCACCAGGGACCTTGAGCTGGTGCAGCTGGTGCTGCGGTACAGGGACTACCAGCGGGTGGTGAAGCGACTGGCGGGCATCCCCATGCTCTTGGAGAAGCTTCGAAAG gcCCAGGATTTCTATGTGGAGATGAAATGGGAGTTCACAAGCTGGG TGCCTCTGGTGTCCAAGATCTGCCCTAGTGACACCTACAAAGTGTGGAAGAGTGGGCAGAACCTGAGGGTGGACACCACGCTTCTGGGCTTTGACCATATGACCTGGCAGAGGGGGAATCGCAGCTTTGTCTTCAGGGGTCAAG ACACAAGTGCCGTGGTCATGGAGATTGACCATGACCGCCGTGTGGTGTACATGGAGACTCTGGCGCTGGCCGGGCAGGACCGGGAGTTACTGCTGGCTGCTGCCCAGCCCTCGGAGGAACAGGTGCTGAGCAGGCTTACTGCGCCTGTCGTCACCACACAGCTTGACACCAAGAACATCTCATTTGAGAG AAACAAGACCGGCATCCTGGGCTGGCGCAGCGAGAAGACAGAGATGGTGAATGGGTACGAGGCCAAG GTGTATGGGGCCTCCAATGTGGAGCTCATCACCCGGACACGGACAGAGCATCTTTCAGAACAGCATAAAGGCAAAGTTAAAG GCTGTAAGACACCTCTGCAGTCTTTCCTGGGAATTGCTGAGCAGCACGGGGGACCCCAAAATGGG ACCCTGATCACCCAGACTCTGAGCCAAGCCAACCCCCCTGCCATCACTGCAGAGGAATACTTCAACCCCAACTTTGAGCTTGGCAACCGGGCCATGGGCCGACCCATGGAGCTGACCACCAAGACGCAGAA GTTCAAGGCCAAGCTGTGGCTGTGTGAGGAGCATCCCCTGTCCCTGTGTGAGCAGGTGGCTCCAATCATTGACCTCATGGCTGTCAGCAATGCACTGTTTGCCAAGCTCCGGGACTTCATCACGTTGCGCCTGCCTCCTGGCTTCCCAGTCAAGATTG AAATCCCGATTTTCCACATCCTCAACGCCCGCATCACCTTCGGGAACCTCAATGGCTGCGATGAGCCAGTGCCCTCGGTGCGAGGGAGCCCCGGCAGCGAGACCCCGTCCCCGGGCA CCTCCTGCCGTGCCTGTGAGATCTCCCCTGCACTGTTCGAGGCGCCACGGGGCTACAGCGTGCTGGGCGGCCAGCGAGAGGCTGCGACTCGTGACGAAGATGATGACCTGCTGCAGTTTGCCATCCAGCAGAGCCTGCTCGAGGCGGGCAGTGAGTATGACCAG GTCACCATCTGGGAGGCACTAACCAACAGCAAGCCAGGCACCCACCCCATGTCCTATGAAGGCCGCCGACAGGACAG GTGTCCCAGGTGTGCCGGGAGCGGGGAGCGCTCGACAAATCCTCCCCGCCCCCAGGAGCGCCCCACCCACGCCGCAGCGCCAGCCCATGCGCCCGGCTCCAGTGCCCAGCCCTCGGCCCAGCCCAGGTCCCGGCTCCAGCAGCCACGTGTTCCGGAGCTACGACGAGCAGCTGCGGCTGGCTATGGAGTTGTCAgctcaggagcaggaggagaggcGGCGGCGAGCGcgccaggaggaggaagagttggAGCGGATCCTGCGGCTCTCGCTGACCGAACAGTAGCGCCTCCTGCTGGGACCCTCGCCCACTCCACGCAGGACCCGGGTCTGCGCACCTGCCGAGCGGCTGCTGGAGCCTGGAACCATCGTATTGGGGGTGTAGCAGCGCATCAGACTTGA
- the Ankrd13b gene encoding ankyrin repeat domain-containing protein 13B isoform X4, translating to MIPANASARKGPEGKYPLHYLVWHNRHRELEKEVRAGQADIEQLDPRGRTPLHLATTLGHLECARVLLAHGADVGRENRSGWTVLQEAVSTRDLELVQLVLRYRDYQRVVKRLAGIPMLLEKLRKAQDFYVEMKWEFTSWVPLVSKICPSDTYKVWKSGQNLRVDTTLLGFDHMTWQRGNRSFVFRGQDTSAVVMEIDHDRRVVYMETLALAGQDRELLLAAAQPSEEQVLSRLTAPVVTTQLDTKNISFERNKTGILGWRSEKTEMVNGYEAKVYGASNVELITRTRTEHLSEQHKGKVKGCKTPLQSFLGIAEQHGGPQNGTLITQTLSQANPPAITAEEYFNPNFELGNRAMGRPMELTTKTQKFKAKLWLCEEHPLSLCEQVAPIIDLMAVSNALFAKLRDFITLRLPPGFPVKIEIPIFHILNARITFGNLNGCDEPVPSVRGSPGSETPSPGSESSSVSSSSSTTSCRACEISPALFEAPRGYSVLGGQREAATRDEDDDLLQFAIQQSLLEAGSEYDQVTIWEALTNSKPGTHPMSYEGRRQDRSAPPTPQRQPMRPAPVPSPRPSPGPGSSSHVFRSYDEQLRLAMELSAQEQEERRRRARQEEEELERILRLSLTEQ from the exons CGGACATCGAACAACTAGATCCCCGCGGCCGGACTCCTCTGCACCTGGCAACTACCCTGGGGCACCTGGAATGTGCCCGTGTGCTCTTGGCGCATGGTGCAGATGTGGGCAGGGAGAATCGCAGTGGTTGGACAG TGCTGCAGGAGGCTGTGAGCACCAGGGACCTTGAGCTGGTGCAGCTGGTGCTGCGGTACAGGGACTACCAGCGGGTGGTGAAGCGACTGGCGGGCATCCCCATGCTCTTGGAGAAGCTTCGAAAG gcCCAGGATTTCTATGTGGAGATGAAATGGGAGTTCACAAGCTGGG TGCCTCTGGTGTCCAAGATCTGCCCTAGTGACACCTACAAAGTGTGGAAGAGTGGGCAGAACCTGAGGGTGGACACCACGCTTCTGGGCTTTGACCATATGACCTGGCAGAGGGGGAATCGCAGCTTTGTCTTCAGGGGTCAAG ACACAAGTGCCGTGGTCATGGAGATTGACCATGACCGCCGTGTGGTGTACATGGAGACTCTGGCGCTGGCCGGGCAGGACCGGGAGTTACTGCTGGCTGCTGCCCAGCCCTCGGAGGAACAGGTGCTGAGCAGGCTTACTGCGCCTGTCGTCACCACACAGCTTGACACCAAGAACATCTCATTTGAGAG AAACAAGACCGGCATCCTGGGCTGGCGCAGCGAGAAGACAGAGATGGTGAATGGGTACGAGGCCAAG GTGTATGGGGCCTCCAATGTGGAGCTCATCACCCGGACACGGACAGAGCATCTTTCAGAACAGCATAAAGGCAAAGTTAAAG GCTGTAAGACACCTCTGCAGTCTTTCCTGGGAATTGCTGAGCAGCACGGGGGACCCCAAAATGGG ACCCTGATCACCCAGACTCTGAGCCAAGCCAACCCCCCTGCCATCACTGCAGAGGAATACTTCAACCCCAACTTTGAGCTTGGCAACCGGGCCATGGGCCGACCCATGGAGCTGACCACCAAGACGCAGAA GTTCAAGGCCAAGCTGTGGCTGTGTGAGGAGCATCCCCTGTCCCTGTGTGAGCAGGTGGCTCCAATCATTGACCTCATGGCTGTCAGCAATGCACTGTTTGCCAAGCTCCGGGACTTCATCACGTTGCGCCTGCCTCCTGGCTTCCCAGTCAAGATTG AAATCCCGATTTTCCACATCCTCAACGCCCGCATCACCTTCGGGAACCTCAATGGCTGCGATGAGCCAGTGCCCTCGGTGCGAGGGAGCCCCGGCAGCGAGACCCCGTCCCCGGGCAGTGAGTCTTCCAGCGTCAGCAGCTCCAGCTCTACCA CCTCCTGCCGTGCCTGTGAGATCTCCCCTGCACTGTTCGAGGCGCCACGGGGCTACAGCGTGCTGGGCGGCCAGCGAGAGGCTGCGACTCGTGACGAAGATGATGACCTGCTGCAGTTTGCCATCCAGCAGAGCCTGCTCGAGGCGGGCAGTGAGTATGACCAG GTCACCATCTGGGAGGCACTAACCAACAGCAAGCCAGGCACCCACCCCATGTCCTATGAAGGCCGCCGACAGGACAG GAGCGCCCCACCCACGCCGCAGCGCCAGCCCATGCGCCCGGCTCCAGTGCCCAGCCCTCGGCCCAGCCCAGGTCCCGGCTCCAGCAGCCACGTGTTCCGGAGCTACGACGAGCAGCTGCGGCTGGCTATGGAGTTGTCAgctcaggagcaggaggagaggcGGCGGCGAGCGcgccaggaggaggaagagttggAGCGGATCCTGCGGCTCTCGCTGACCGAACAGTAG
- the Ankrd13b gene encoding ankyrin repeat domain-containing protein 13B isoform X5: MIPANASARKGPEGKYPLHYLVWHNRHRELEKEVRAGQADIEQLDPRGRTPLHLATTLGHLECARVLLAHGADVGRENRSGWTVLQEAVSTRDLELVQLVLRYRDYQRVVKRLAGIPMLLEKLRKAQDFYVEMKWEFTSWVPLVSKICPSDTYKVWKSGQNLRVDTTLLGFDHMTWQRGNRSFVFRGQDTSAVVMEIDHDRRVVYMETLALAGQDRELLLAAAQPSEEQVLSRLTAPVVTTQLDTKNISFERNKTGILGWRSEKTEMVNGYEAKVYGASNVELITRTRTEHLSEQHKGKVKGCKTPLQSFLGIAEQHGGPQNGTLITQTLSQANPPAITAEEYFNPNFELGNRAMGRPMELTTKTQKFKAKLWLCEEHPLSLCEQVAPIIDLMAVSNALFAKLRDFITLRLPPGFPVKIEIPIFHILNARITFGNLNGCDEPVPSVRGSPGSETPSPGSESSSVSSSSSTTSCRACEISPALFEAPRGYSVLGGQREAATRDEDDDLLQFAIQQSLLEAGSEYDQVTIWEALTNSKPGTHPMSYEGRRQDRVGGQCSRHVQRSGT, translated from the exons CGGACATCGAACAACTAGATCCCCGCGGCCGGACTCCTCTGCACCTGGCAACTACCCTGGGGCACCTGGAATGTGCCCGTGTGCTCTTGGCGCATGGTGCAGATGTGGGCAGGGAGAATCGCAGTGGTTGGACAG TGCTGCAGGAGGCTGTGAGCACCAGGGACCTTGAGCTGGTGCAGCTGGTGCTGCGGTACAGGGACTACCAGCGGGTGGTGAAGCGACTGGCGGGCATCCCCATGCTCTTGGAGAAGCTTCGAAAG gcCCAGGATTTCTATGTGGAGATGAAATGGGAGTTCACAAGCTGGG TGCCTCTGGTGTCCAAGATCTGCCCTAGTGACACCTACAAAGTGTGGAAGAGTGGGCAGAACCTGAGGGTGGACACCACGCTTCTGGGCTTTGACCATATGACCTGGCAGAGGGGGAATCGCAGCTTTGTCTTCAGGGGTCAAG ACACAAGTGCCGTGGTCATGGAGATTGACCATGACCGCCGTGTGGTGTACATGGAGACTCTGGCGCTGGCCGGGCAGGACCGGGAGTTACTGCTGGCTGCTGCCCAGCCCTCGGAGGAACAGGTGCTGAGCAGGCTTACTGCGCCTGTCGTCACCACACAGCTTGACACCAAGAACATCTCATTTGAGAG AAACAAGACCGGCATCCTGGGCTGGCGCAGCGAGAAGACAGAGATGGTGAATGGGTACGAGGCCAAG GTGTATGGGGCCTCCAATGTGGAGCTCATCACCCGGACACGGACAGAGCATCTTTCAGAACAGCATAAAGGCAAAGTTAAAG GCTGTAAGACACCTCTGCAGTCTTTCCTGGGAATTGCTGAGCAGCACGGGGGACCCCAAAATGGG ACCCTGATCACCCAGACTCTGAGCCAAGCCAACCCCCCTGCCATCACTGCAGAGGAATACTTCAACCCCAACTTTGAGCTTGGCAACCGGGCCATGGGCCGACCCATGGAGCTGACCACCAAGACGCAGAA GTTCAAGGCCAAGCTGTGGCTGTGTGAGGAGCATCCCCTGTCCCTGTGTGAGCAGGTGGCTCCAATCATTGACCTCATGGCTGTCAGCAATGCACTGTTTGCCAAGCTCCGGGACTTCATCACGTTGCGCCTGCCTCCTGGCTTCCCAGTCAAGATTG AAATCCCGATTTTCCACATCCTCAACGCCCGCATCACCTTCGGGAACCTCAATGGCTGCGATGAGCCAGTGCCCTCGGTGCGAGGGAGCCCCGGCAGCGAGACCCCGTCCCCGGGCAGTGAGTCTTCCAGCGTCAGCAGCTCCAGCTCTACCA CCTCCTGCCGTGCCTGTGAGATCTCCCCTGCACTGTTCGAGGCGCCACGGGGCTACAGCGTGCTGGGCGGCCAGCGAGAGGCTGCGACTCGTGACGAAGATGATGACCTGCTGCAGTTTGCCATCCAGCAGAGCCTGCTCGAGGCGGGCAGTGAGTATGACCAG GTCACCATCTGGGAGGCACTAACCAACAGCAAGCCAGGCACCCACCCCATGTCCTATGAAGGCCGCCGACAGGACAG GGTGGGTGGCCAGTGCTCCAGGCATGTGCAGAGATCAGGGACCTAG
- the Ankrd13b gene encoding ankyrin repeat domain-containing protein 13B isoform X3, with product MIPANASARKGPEGKYPLHYLVWHNRHRELEKEVRAGQADIEQLDPRGRTPLHLATTLGHLECARVLLAHGADVGRENRSGWTVLQEAVSTRDLELVQLVLRYRDYQRVVKRLAGIPMLLEKLRKAQDFYVEMKWEFTSWDTSAVVMEIDHDRRVVYMETLALAGQDRELLLAAAQPSEEQVLSRLTAPVVTTQLDTKNISFERNKTGILGWRSEKTEMVNGYEAKVYGASNVELITRTRTEHLSEQHKGKVKGCKTPLQSFLGIAEQHGGPQNGTLITQTLSQANPPAITAEEYFNPNFELGNRAMGRPMELTTKTQKFKAKLWLCEEHPLSLCEQVAPIIDLMAVSNALFAKLRDFITLRLPPGFPVKIEIPIFHILNARITFGNLNGCDEPVPSVRGSPGSETPSPGSESSSVSSSSSTTSCRACEISPALFEAPRGYSVLGGQREAATRDEDDDLLQFAIQQSLLEAGSEYDQVTIWEALTNSKPGTHPMSYEGRRQDRCPRCAGSGERSTNPPRPQERPTHAAAPAHAPGSSAQPSAQPRSRLQQPRVPELRRAAAAGYGVVSSGAGGEAAASAPGGGRVGADPAALADRTVAPPAGTLAHSTQDPGLRTCRAAAGAWNHRIGGVAAHQT from the exons CGGACATCGAACAACTAGATCCCCGCGGCCGGACTCCTCTGCACCTGGCAACTACCCTGGGGCACCTGGAATGTGCCCGTGTGCTCTTGGCGCATGGTGCAGATGTGGGCAGGGAGAATCGCAGTGGTTGGACAG TGCTGCAGGAGGCTGTGAGCACCAGGGACCTTGAGCTGGTGCAGCTGGTGCTGCGGTACAGGGACTACCAGCGGGTGGTGAAGCGACTGGCGGGCATCCCCATGCTCTTGGAGAAGCTTCGAAAG gcCCAGGATTTCTATGTGGAGATGAAATGGGAGTTCACAAGCTGGG ACACAAGTGCCGTGGTCATGGAGATTGACCATGACCGCCGTGTGGTGTACATGGAGACTCTGGCGCTGGCCGGGCAGGACCGGGAGTTACTGCTGGCTGCTGCCCAGCCCTCGGAGGAACAGGTGCTGAGCAGGCTTACTGCGCCTGTCGTCACCACACAGCTTGACACCAAGAACATCTCATTTGAGAG AAACAAGACCGGCATCCTGGGCTGGCGCAGCGAGAAGACAGAGATGGTGAATGGGTACGAGGCCAAG GTGTATGGGGCCTCCAATGTGGAGCTCATCACCCGGACACGGACAGAGCATCTTTCAGAACAGCATAAAGGCAAAGTTAAAG GCTGTAAGACACCTCTGCAGTCTTTCCTGGGAATTGCTGAGCAGCACGGGGGACCCCAAAATGGG ACCCTGATCACCCAGACTCTGAGCCAAGCCAACCCCCCTGCCATCACTGCAGAGGAATACTTCAACCCCAACTTTGAGCTTGGCAACCGGGCCATGGGCCGACCCATGGAGCTGACCACCAAGACGCAGAA GTTCAAGGCCAAGCTGTGGCTGTGTGAGGAGCATCCCCTGTCCCTGTGTGAGCAGGTGGCTCCAATCATTGACCTCATGGCTGTCAGCAATGCACTGTTTGCCAAGCTCCGGGACTTCATCACGTTGCGCCTGCCTCCTGGCTTCCCAGTCAAGATTG AAATCCCGATTTTCCACATCCTCAACGCCCGCATCACCTTCGGGAACCTCAATGGCTGCGATGAGCCAGTGCCCTCGGTGCGAGGGAGCCCCGGCAGCGAGACCCCGTCCCCGGGCAGTGAGTCTTCCAGCGTCAGCAGCTCCAGCTCTACCA CCTCCTGCCGTGCCTGTGAGATCTCCCCTGCACTGTTCGAGGCGCCACGGGGCTACAGCGTGCTGGGCGGCCAGCGAGAGGCTGCGACTCGTGACGAAGATGATGACCTGCTGCAGTTTGCCATCCAGCAGAGCCTGCTCGAGGCGGGCAGTGAGTATGACCAG GTCACCATCTGGGAGGCACTAACCAACAGCAAGCCAGGCACCCACCCCATGTCCTATGAAGGCCGCCGACAGGACAG GTGTCCCAGGTGTGCCGGGAGCGGGGAGCGCTCGACAAATCCTCCCCGCCCCCAGGAGCGCCCCACCCACGCCGCAGCGCCAGCCCATGCGCCCGGCTCCAGTGCCCAGCCCTCGGCCCAGCCCAGGTCCCGGCTCCAGCAGCCACGTGTTCCGGAGCTACGACGAGCAGCTGCGGCTGGCTATGGAGTTGTCAgctcaggagcaggaggagaggcGGCGGCGAGCGcgccaggaggaggaagagttggAGCGGATCCTGCGGCTCTCGCTGACCGAACAGTAGCGCCTCCTGCTGGGACCCTCGCCCACTCCACGCAGGACCCGGGTCTGCGCACCTGCCGAGCGGCTGCTGGAGCCTGGAACCATCGTATTGGGGGTGTAGCAGCGCATCAGACTTGA
- the Ankrd13b gene encoding ankyrin repeat domain-containing protein 13B isoform X6, which translates to MIPANASARKGPEGKYPLHYLVWHNRHRELEKEVRAGQADIEQLDPRGRTPLHLATTLGHLECARVLLAHGADVGRENRSGWTVLQEAVSTRDLELVQLVLRYRDYQRVVKRLAGIPMLLEKLRKAQDFYVEMKWEFTSWVPLVSKICPSDTYKVWKSGQNLRVDTTLLGFDHMTWQRGNRSFVFRGQDTSAVVMEIDHDRRVVYMETLALAGQDRELLLAAAQPSEEQVLSRLTAPVVTTQLDTKNISFERNKTGILGWRSEKTEMVNGYEAKVYGASNVELITRTRTEHLSEQHKGKVKGCKTPLQSFLGIAEQHGGPQNGTLITQTLSQANPPAITAEEYFNPNFELGNRAMGRPMELTTKTQKFKAKLWLCEEHPLSLCEQVAPIIDLMAVSNALFAKLRDFITLRLPPGFPVKIEIPIFHILNARITFGNLNGCDEPVPSVRGSPGSETPSPGSESSSVSSSSSTTSCRACEISPALFEAPRGYSVLGGQREAATRDEDDDLLQFAIQQSLLEAGSEYDQVTIWEALTNSKPGTHPMSYEGRRQDRSRNLSAFNRAPPGIKNSLLRWLLPTPFPGTGWVASAPGMCRDQGPSSLDLQTLNNRQVSQVCRERGALDKSSPPPGAPHPRRSASPCARLQCPALGPAQVPAPAATCSGATTSSCGWLWSCQLRSRRRGGGERARRRKSWSGSCGSR; encoded by the exons CGGACATCGAACAACTAGATCCCCGCGGCCGGACTCCTCTGCACCTGGCAACTACCCTGGGGCACCTGGAATGTGCCCGTGTGCTCTTGGCGCATGGTGCAGATGTGGGCAGGGAGAATCGCAGTGGTTGGACAG TGCTGCAGGAGGCTGTGAGCACCAGGGACCTTGAGCTGGTGCAGCTGGTGCTGCGGTACAGGGACTACCAGCGGGTGGTGAAGCGACTGGCGGGCATCCCCATGCTCTTGGAGAAGCTTCGAAAG gcCCAGGATTTCTATGTGGAGATGAAATGGGAGTTCACAAGCTGGG TGCCTCTGGTGTCCAAGATCTGCCCTAGTGACACCTACAAAGTGTGGAAGAGTGGGCAGAACCTGAGGGTGGACACCACGCTTCTGGGCTTTGACCATATGACCTGGCAGAGGGGGAATCGCAGCTTTGTCTTCAGGGGTCAAG ACACAAGTGCCGTGGTCATGGAGATTGACCATGACCGCCGTGTGGTGTACATGGAGACTCTGGCGCTGGCCGGGCAGGACCGGGAGTTACTGCTGGCTGCTGCCCAGCCCTCGGAGGAACAGGTGCTGAGCAGGCTTACTGCGCCTGTCGTCACCACACAGCTTGACACCAAGAACATCTCATTTGAGAG AAACAAGACCGGCATCCTGGGCTGGCGCAGCGAGAAGACAGAGATGGTGAATGGGTACGAGGCCAAG GTGTATGGGGCCTCCAATGTGGAGCTCATCACCCGGACACGGACAGAGCATCTTTCAGAACAGCATAAAGGCAAAGTTAAAG GCTGTAAGACACCTCTGCAGTCTTTCCTGGGAATTGCTGAGCAGCACGGGGGACCCCAAAATGGG ACCCTGATCACCCAGACTCTGAGCCAAGCCAACCCCCCTGCCATCACTGCAGAGGAATACTTCAACCCCAACTTTGAGCTTGGCAACCGGGCCATGGGCCGACCCATGGAGCTGACCACCAAGACGCAGAA GTTCAAGGCCAAGCTGTGGCTGTGTGAGGAGCATCCCCTGTCCCTGTGTGAGCAGGTGGCTCCAATCATTGACCTCATGGCTGTCAGCAATGCACTGTTTGCCAAGCTCCGGGACTTCATCACGTTGCGCCTGCCTCCTGGCTTCCCAGTCAAGATTG AAATCCCGATTTTCCACATCCTCAACGCCCGCATCACCTTCGGGAACCTCAATGGCTGCGATGAGCCAGTGCCCTCGGTGCGAGGGAGCCCCGGCAGCGAGACCCCGTCCCCGGGCAGTGAGTCTTCCAGCGTCAGCAGCTCCAGCTCTACCA CCTCCTGCCGTGCCTGTGAGATCTCCCCTGCACTGTTCGAGGCGCCACGGGGCTACAGCGTGCTGGGCGGCCAGCGAGAGGCTGCGACTCGTGACGAAGATGATGACCTGCTGCAGTTTGCCATCCAGCAGAGCCTGCTCGAGGCGGGCAGTGAGTATGACCAG GTCACCATCTGGGAGGCACTAACCAACAGCAAGCCAGGCACCCACCCCATGTCCTATGAAGGCCGCCGACAGGACAGGTCA AGAAACCTCAGTGCCTTCAACAGGGCTCCACCCGGTATCAAGAACTCGTTATTGAGATGGCTTCTGCCAACCCCCTTTCCTGGTACAGGGTGGGTGGCCAGTGCTCCAGGCATGTGCAGAGATCAGGGACCTAGCTCCCTGGACCTTCAGACCCTCAACAACAGACAG GTGTCCCAGGTGTGCCGGGAGCGGGGAGCGCTCGACAAATCCTCCCCGCCCCCAGGAGCGCCCCACCCACGCCGCAGCGCCAGCCCATGCGCCCGGCTCCAGTGCCCAGCCCTCGGCCCAGCCCAGGTCCCGGCTCCAGCAGCCACGTGTTCCGGAGCTACGACGAGCAGCTGCGGCTGGCTATGGAGTTGTCAgctcaggagcaggaggagaggcGGCGGCGAGCGcgccaggaggaggaagagttggAGCGGATCCTGCGGCTCTCGCTGA